The genomic window GTTGGCAGTGATCCGGCCAGCGAAATCTATGTCCGAAGCAAGGGGCGGAAGACCCGGGAGCTCGGCATGGCCAGCTTCGAGCATATTCTTCCCGCCGAGACGGGCCAGGACGAACTCTTGGAACTCGTCAAAGAATTGAACGCCGATAATAAGGTAGACGGCATACTCGTACAGTTGCCGCTTCCCGCTCACATTGATGAGTTGGCGGTTATTCAGGCAATCGATCCGAATAAGGACGTTGATGGTCTCCACCCCGAAAGTGCCGGTCGTCTGGTCTCCGGGCGACCTGGGCTGGTCTCCTGTACCCCGCTCGGGTGCCTGATGCTGCTTCGTGATCAACTGGGCGATCTAACAGGGCTCGATGCAATCGTTATCGGTCGCTCTATCCTAGTCGGCAAGCCGATGGGACAGCTATTGTTGGGAGCGAACTGCACGGTAACAATGGCGCATTCTCGAACGCGAAACCTTGCTGACAAAGTGCGTCAGGCGGATATCGTGGTAGCAGCGGCGGGCCAAGCCGGGATGATCAAAGGTGATTGGATCAAGCCAGGGGCAACGGTGATCGATGTGGGAACCACGAAAGCAGTTTTGGATGGCAAAAAGCGGCTGCTGGGTGATGTGGATTCCTCAGCCGCTCTTGAGAGAGCCAGTGCCATTACACCAGTACCCGGAGGCGTTGGGCCAATGACGATTATGGTTCTAATGCACAACACTGTGTTGGCAGCATACAACCGCGAGGGACTGCCGCATTTGCAACTCTGGTAGGAGACGTATCGCTTACGATAGCGACGGATCGAAACGACGTTTACGCAGGGCGGCTGAGACCTAGGCGACGCATTTCCCTGTATATGGTTGATCGCCCGAGCCCGAGTTGCCGTGCAGCTTCTGTTGGCGACGTTTTTGCTTCGATGAGTTTAATGGCGGCTTCGACTTTCTTCAGGTCAAGTGGCTGGCGACCAGGCTTCTTTCCCTTCGCCCTTGCTGCGGCGATACCGTCCTTCGTCCGCTCCGAGATCAGCCGTCGCTCAAAATGAGCGATGGCGCCGAATACGTGGAAGATAAGCTCGCCGGAGGCGGAAGACGTATCGATCTTTTCCTCCAGGCTCAACAGGTCGATCTGGCGCTCGCGGAGCATCTTCACGATTTCGAGCAGTTCAGCCAACGACCGGCCAAGGCGGTCGAGCCGAACGATCGCCAGTGTGTCGCCAGCGCGAGCATAGGCAATCAGGTCTGTGAGACCAGGCCGGTCCATGCTCTTTCCGGACTTCACGTCGGTGAACACCTTGATTGCACCGGCATGCTCAAGGCGTAGCGTCTGACCCGCGACATCCTGATCGCCGGTCGAGACACGTGCATAGCCGAGGATTGCCCCCATGATAGCGTCTCCGAAACGGCCGTTCTGTGGACGGTGGCAGTCATCCTCATTCCGACACTGAAAAATCGTCCATAGAATACGTCTCTTTATTCCCTGCTGTCCATAGATTATCAGGGCCTTTTGTGGACGATTTAGGGGTAGAGATGCGCAAACATGAACTTCTGACCGAGCATGAACGGCGACAGCTCTTATCCATTCCTGAAAACCGAGACGGCCTGGCTCGCCTCTACACCTTTGAGCCAGATGATCTCGACCTGATCCGGTATCGGCGCGAGGATCACAATAAGCTTGGCTTCGCCTTACAGCTTTGTACCCTTCGTCATCCAGGTGTGCCTTTGGCTCGAATCCTCGGCACGATCCCGGCTTCAATGGTTTCCTTCGTGGCAGAGCAGATCGACGTTCGACCTGACGATCTAGCCAGCTATGGCCTTCTTCGAAGCCAGACGATGACGGACCATGCGCGTGAAATAGCGCAGATGATGGGCATGCGGGCGGCCGAACGCGGTGATATCCCTACGATGATCGAAGCGGGAGCGGTCGCCGCGACGGCGACAGATAAGGGAATGCCGATCGCGATTCACATTGTCACGACATTGCGGCAGGCGGGCATCGTGCTTCCCACCATTTCGACAATCGAGAGAGCAGGAATTGCCGGAAGGGCGCGAGCTCGTAAACATGCCAGCCAGGAGCTTATCAGGGGCTTAAGTTCCCATCAGCTCGGCATGCTCGATAGCCTCGTTCAGATTGGTTCGAAGACTGGCCTGTCGTCTCTGGCGTGGCTGAAGGCCATGCCCGTTGCTGCGAAGGCCGAC from Agrobacterium vitis includes these protein-coding regions:
- a CDS encoding recombinase family protein, with the translated sequence MGAILGYARVSTGDQDVAGQTLRLEHAGAIKVFTDVKSGKSMDRPGLTDLIAYARAGDTLAIVRLDRLGRSLAELLEIVKMLRERQIDLLSLEEKIDTSSASGELIFHVFGAIAHFERRLISERTKDGIAAARAKGKKPGRQPLDLKKVEAAIKLIEAKTSPTEAARQLGLGRSTIYREMRRLGLSRPA
- the folD gene encoding bifunctional methylenetetrahydrofolate dehydrogenase/methenyltetrahydrofolate cyclohydrolase FolD — protein: MRAKIIDGKAYADGLADRITAAVPAFIEKTGRVPGLAVILVGSDPASEIYVRSKGRKTRELGMASFEHILPAETGQDELLELVKELNADNKVDGILVQLPLPAHIDELAVIQAIDPNKDVDGLHPESAGRLVSGRPGLVSCTPLGCLMLLRDQLGDLTGLDAIVIGRSILVGKPMGQLLLGANCTVTMAHSRTRNLADKVRQADIVVAAAGQAGMIKGDWIKPGATVIDVGTTKAVLDGKKRLLGDVDSSAALERASAITPVPGGVGPMTIMVLMHNTVLAAYNREGLPHLQLW